ATCTGCAATCCAAGGGCCTTTGATAAGCAATTCACCCATCGTTTTCCCATCCCATGGTACTTCACCGTCTTCGTTAACTAATTTTACTTCGAGTCCTGGCATGATTAACCCTTGCATTGCACGTACATCAAGTTTTTCCTCGTCCGTTAATTGTTCCATCTTCGACGTAAAGACTGATACACTGACAAGCGGTGTTGTTTCCGTCAACCCATATCCAACGTAAAATGGGACTTTATATTTATCTTGAAATGCCCGAATCAGTCCTTTTGGAGCCGCTGATCCTCCGCAAACGATTGAACGAAGTGAAGACAAATCTCTAGGATTCTTTTCAAGTTCATTGAGCACAGCGAACCAAATCGTAGGAACGCCAGCTGTTAAAGTGACTTTCTCTTTTTCAATCAAATCTAAAATAAGCGCCGGATCAAAACCTGGCCCTGGATATACTTGTGTAGCACCGAAGAAGACAGCTGCAAACGGCATACCCCAAGCATTAACATGGAACATCGGAACGATTGGCAAGACCACGTCTTTTTCCCTTATCCCCATCGCGTCAGCAAGTCCTAGTGCATAGCTGTGCAGCACAATCCCCCTGTGCGAGTAAACGACCCCTTTTGGATTACCTGTTGTTGCAGAGGTATAACACATGCCCGCCGGTAAGTTTTCGTCTAAATCCTCGGGGAACTCAAACGTATCGGAAGCTTTTTCAAGTAGATTTTCATATAAATGGACATTTTCTAAAGTAGTCTCCGGAAGTGTCTTACTATCTCCCATAATGACATAATGCTTTACTGTTTTTAAGTGAGGCGCTAATTTTTCTAAATGCGGGAACAAATCTTCATCCACTAATAAAATCTCATCCTCCGCATGATTAATGACATAAGCGATATGTTCAGGTGAAAGTCGAATGTTAATCATATGGAGGATTGCTCCTGTACTTGGAACACCGAAATATGCTTCTAAATGACGATGATGATTCCAAGCGAATGAACCTACTTTTGTTCCTTGCTTCATACCTAGTTTTGTTAATGCATCTGCAAGCTTACGCGTTCTTTTTGCGAATTCGCGATAAGAAATTCTATGAATTGTATTTTCACTAGTTCGTGAAATGATAAGCTTGTCCGGGAAAAATTGTTCGGCACGTTTGACGAATGATGACAGTAATAATGGTGTTTGCATCATAATTAATCGCTCCCCTTTTAATGGATAGTTTTTAATTCCTTTTGCCTGTCCTATCTCAAAATGCTATGCGTGATGCCATTCATTTATTCGAAAAAATATTTCGTGTCTTTTAATAAGCCAACGTCAAAATCCTCAAACTCCAAACTTTTAAATTCCTCCTTTCAGTGCACTCTACAATTCTAGTTCAAAGATGACAAACTCTTCTAATAATTAAGTTTAAATGAAAGCGGTTTCATAGTCAATCCTTTGCTGAGATGAATTCAGCCTAAAGTCTTAGCCATAAATCGACACAGCGCCCGTTTGGACAAGTCGAATTTGACGGTAAGATTAAGTTACAAATTGAAAGGAGGAACAACAAATGAAAAAATTCGGTTTAGTACTTTTAGGAATTATCGCCGGAATTGTTGCTGTAGCAAATCTAGGTTCTCTTCTAGCACTCGCAATCTCCGCTTTAATTACCTATGTAGGTTTACACTACTATAGAAAAAGTGATTCAACGCTACTTAAATTGTTCTGGGGAGGCGTACTCATTATCGGTCTTCTCACAGCAATCTCAAATGTTCCAGCATTCATCGGAATCATCGCATTGATTGGTGTGTATTACGTTTGGAAAAAGTGGAATACCAAAACAGACGACAATATCATCGAACACCAGCCATCCAGCGATCCTTTCGTAAATTTTGAAAGACAATGGGATGAAATTACAAGAAACAATCGTTAAGGATATTAAAAGGCAACGTTACTTAAACAATGTTGATTTCCGTTCCGGGCGGACGCTTTCCGTGGGGCGGGCGGTGAGCCTCCTCGGTCGCTGACGCTCCACTGCGGGGTCTCACCTGTCCCGCTAGTCCCACAGGAGTCGCCACCCTCCACTACAATCAACAGAGACAACTTTATACATGAATGATTTTTCAAATCGCCTTAACTCTTGTGTCCCCAGATAAAAATTAGTATTAGAAATTATTTTATAAAAACATTAGGAGGAACCCACTATGAACTCACTATGGAACAGATTTAAATACTCAGTACAAGCTGATTTACACACAATGCTTGATAAAAAAGAAAGTAAAAATCCAATTGCGATGCTGAATCAATATATTCGCGAAGCAGAAAAACAAACGGAATCTGTTGGGAAGTTATTAGAAAGACAGGGTAAATTAAAAGGCGAATTGGACAAAGAGCTTAAGGAAGCGCAGGCAATGACTGACAAACGCCGCCACCAACTTGAATTGGCGAAAAAGACAGGCGAAGAAGACTTGGTCGAATTTGCCGAAGCTGAAATTACCGCTTACGAAACACGTGCAAATCAATTAATGGAAAGCATTCGCGAAACTGCATACGAACTCATGTCACTTGAACGTAAATTTGAAGAAATGAAACATAAAGTGAAAGATATGAAAGTTCGTCAGCTACAGCTGATGGGGAAAGAAAATGTTTTACGTGCAAATCACCGGATGGATCAAGTCATCTCACCGGAACAATCCGATGGCAAAATGTCGTCACTTAACGAAATGCAGCAATACATCGAAAATCTTGGCGTGAAAATAGACCGCGATTATGAAGTGTCTTCCATGGAACGCCGACTTGAATCATTGGAAACAAATGCTGAAAAAGAAACAAAAATTGTGTAAACTATAAGTAGTTATTAACCAAAAGCGAAGAGTGCCCGCACAGCCCCGACAGGCATAAGTCTAGCCAACGGTGTGGCTCTCTTTGCCACATAGTTGGCTTGCTTATGACCCGAGGGGCTGGCACTCGAAGCTAGAAATCAGGAAGGCAATTGCCTTCCTGACATTATTTTCGCTAGGCAAATGTCCGGCAAGAAGAAGGGAGTTTATTGAAATGAGACAACTCGACACGAACAAAGTCGCTTTTTGGGGATTGGCATTTTTACTGCTTGTTTTTGTCGAATCCTTTTTCTTCAGAAATGGCAGTTTTATACACGTCCTTCTTGGTGCCGGACTCATCTATTTTGGCGTGCGCAGACGCTCTAAGTGGCTGTTTATTTTGGGCTTGTTTTTCGTATTCATTGCACTGTTCAACTTATGGAGTTTGCGACTCCTTATTTTTGGAGCGATTGCATATATTTTAGTTAAACTTTGGAAAGGCGTAACGACAGAAGAAATTATGCGCCCTATTCGAGAATTTACGCAAGAAACGCCAAACGGAATTTGGAAAAACAAATTGTTTTCAATTCAAACAACCCCATTTTCTTCTTATGAATGGGAAGATGTTCACATTCAGGGACTCTTTGGCGACATCCAAATTGACGTAACTGATACGGTTTTACCAAAAGGGACGTCACTCATTTCAGTACGGCAAGGAATCGGCAAAATCAAAATCGAACTGCCTTATGAAATTCCAGTTCGTATTCATTACACAACGTTATTTGGTGAAGCGAGACTGTTCGGTGTGCACCGTAAAAGACTCATTAATGAGTTTCTTCATTTAAAAGACGGCTACCAAGAAAAATCTGGGCATGGTCCTGAACTCATCATTACGATTGCTACATGGGCTGGAGATGTGGAGGTCGTGCGAAAATGAAGACAATCATTAGCAGAGGTTTCTTTCTAACTTTTTTATTTTTAGCGATTGCCATGGTATACGCTTATTTTTTATTAGCACTTCCTATAAAAGAAAGCTGGTTCGCATTTTATCAATTACAATTTGCTGATATCCCGCTCGGTCTATGGATACTAACAACAACAATCGCCCTCGGTTGGAGCATTGCTATTTGGACGCACACAATGGGACGTGCCAAAGAAAAAGCAATTGAACGTAAAGTTGCGGAGCTTGTAGATACTGAGAAAACCTTCACACAAAACGATGATTTACCTCATCGTATTGACAGAGCGCTTCATGAAGTCTCCAATGTGCTCGTAACACAACGAAATAGTTTAAAAAGAATTACAGACGAACGCGCAGAGGCACAAGATAAACTTATTCAAGAACGCGTTGTAGAAGAAAGGCAACGACTCGCACGCGAACTGCATGACTCCGTTTCCCAACAATTGTTTGCAGCTTCGATGCTTCTTTCTGCAATTACAGAAAGTGGAGATTCGACTGAAGAACAAAATCCTTTATTACAGCAAGTTGAAAGAATGGTGCAGCAAGCCCAGCTTGAGATGCGCGCCCTTCTTCTCCATCTACGCCCTGCAGCGTTGAATAATAAATCGATTGCGGAAGGACTTGAAGACTTACTTGTAGAATTAAAAGAAAAAGTGTTTTTCGATATTCATTACCGTTTGGAAGAAGTATCCCTTTCTAAAGGGGCAGAAGATCATCTATTTCGCATCGCGCAAGAAACGCTTTCGAATACGTTGCGGCATGCGCAAGCAACGGAAGTCAATGTGCTATTCGTCGAACGTGATGACCTCGCCATTTTACGCATTCAAGATAATGGCGTTGGTTTTAAACAAACCGATGAAAAGGCAATTTCTTACGGACTGCAGAATGTAAAAGAACGAGCGATTGAAATCGGGGCGAGTTGTAAAATTGTTTCTGTTCCTTCTCAAGGAACAATCATTGAAGTGAAACTCCCAGTGCAAAAAGGAGAAGATGAAATTGATTAAAATCCTATTAGTGGATGACCATGAAATGGTTCGTATTGGCGTGTCCGCTTATTTACAAACGCAAGCTGATATGGAAGTGATCGGGGAAGCAACAAATGGACGTGAGGCCGTCGAAAAAGCACTCGAACTGCGACCTGATATTATTTTAATGGACATGGTCATGCCTGAAATGAACGGTGCCGAAGCAACTAAAGTAATTATTGAACAATGGCCGGAAGCTAAAATCGTCATTGTCACAAGTTTTTTAGATGACGATAAAGTCTATCCTGCCCTCGAAGCAGGCGCCATCAGCTACATACTAAAAACGTCCAATGCAAAAAGAATCGCAGAAGCAATCCGCGAAACATTCCAAGGCCAAACCGTCTTAGAACCAGAAGTCACAAATAAAATGATGCAGCGAATGCGCACAGGCAATGAAACCTTCCCTCACGATGAGCTAACCGAACGTGAACTGGAAGTCCTTCTCCTCATCGCCAAAGGAAAATCAAACCAAGAAATTGCTGACGATTTATTTATAGCGCTTAAAACAGTGAAGACCCACGTTAGCAACTTACTATCAAAATTAGAAGTCCAAGATCGAACGCAAGCTGTTATTTATGCGTTTAAACATGAATTAGTGGAATAAGAAATCGCCTGAAAGTGGATGTTATCCAGCTTCAGGCGATTTTTTAGTTGGACTTCCTAAGTTAGAATTTGTATATCTTAATAGTTTCATAACCATAACAAATTATAGAATGTAAAGATTTTCAAAGAAAATTTAGAAGTTGAAACTTTTTGTGCATCTAAATCACTCTAATTATTGAGAGGAGGAGGCAATGATAAGATGAAACACAATCTGCAGGTTGTTAAAAGTGCAATAAATGGACACGCCGCCGCTTTTGAAGAATTGCTTTTCAAAGAAGAAAAGATGCTATATTATAAGGCGCTCTCTTATGTCGGAAATAAAGAAGATGCTTTGGATGCTATCCAAGAAACGGCATGTAATGCATTCCTAGCGATTGGGAAATTGCGAAAACCAGAGTATTTTTCAACATGGTTGTTCAGAATTTTGATACGTGAATGTTACAGATTATTAAAAGAACGAAACCAAATGATTCCTTACGAAGAAAGTGAATTGTTGAGGAAATTAGATCGAAAACGTGACGATGAAATTGATTTTTTTCATTTGAATCAAGCATTATCGAGGCTTAATTCTTCCTATCAAACATCTATCATCTTATTTTACTATCACGACCTGTCCATTAAGGATATTTCTGAGGTATTGGAAAAACCGGTTAGCACAGTGAAAACCCATTTAAGGAGAGCTAGGAAAGAGTTAAAAAGCGAGCTAGAAAGGAGCTATCAATTACATGAAAAAGTCACATAATCCACTCGAGGAGTTCCCAAAAGAACAGGTGCGTTCGGCTATTCAATCAGGAATCGCTTTAGCTAAAGAACATAAGGATGCACCTCGTTTTAAAACGAACAATTGGAATTGGAAAAGAAAATCAATCTATGCACTATGCAGTGTGGCAGCCATCTTTGTAATACTAGTTGGCTCTTCTCAATTCTCTCCGACTCTGGCAAGCCATTTGTCGCAAATTCCGATTATCGGTTCCGTTTTCGGAGATTCTGATTTGATTGGATTACAACAAGCTCAAAAAAGTGGATTAACAAGTGAGATTGGGGAGACACAAACAGTCAATGGAATTTCAGTGACACTTGATGAAATTTTATATGATCAAAATAACATTTCTATTGGTCTTGTCATTGAGTCCGAAAAGGAACTTAATGAACTCTATTTTGGTGCAGGGATGGATTTCATGATTAATGGGAAACATTCCGGATCATCCGGAAGTTATGGTGAAGAGATAATATCAGCAACAACCCGGACTGCTATTCAAGAAATTAATGTAACCGAGGATATTCCAAATAAATTTGAACTCGGACTAATATTACGCGGAGAAAATGGAGAAAAGTGGTACTTCTCGACCCCAATTAGTAAGATTACCGACATTCATAAAGTACCAGTCCAGCATTCACAAAGCGTTGACGGATTAGAGATTACTGTAACCGAATTGTCTTTAAGTGTAACAGGTATGAGCCTAACCTATAAAAGTTTGGAAGAGGAAGCGGACTTTAACCTTAGCCGCGGGGGTAATATAGAATTTCTAATAGTTGATCAAGATGGAAATGAAATTCCCGGTCTCTCGGGAGGCGTGATAGGTGAAAGAATTAAAGATAAAATTGCATACAAAAGTAATAAACAATTTAACCCCATTGATGACAGTGTAACTGAATTGACAATTACTCCTTATTTAGTAATTCCATCGAGCGGAGGCAGCGTAGAAATCGATGAAAATGGCAAAGAAAAAGAGTTAGAATACAAAGGGCATCTAATACAGCCAGTAGAATTTGAATCCTTCAAAGTGAAAATACCATAACCAATAACTTCTCGTTTAATAGAATATCCCATCATTGTTAATCGTCACCTAACTGCCCTGCCATTGATAAGTGCAATGACGGGGGCACACAAGCCGTCATTTAAACATGAATGAAAAAATTAAAAATCGCCTGAGATTGGAGTTTATCCACTTCAGGCGATTTTGATTTTCACATCAACTATACCAGTTCATATTTCAAGGCTGTCAGCTTTTATATTTTTTTACATCGAGAGTGCGACATAAATAGGTTTTTTTAAAAAAGAGTCTTGTCATCTAACACATTCCTGTAAAAGCTAAAGGTATTCTTGTTATTTTATAAGCCCTTTAATTAGACGGGCCGACGCGTAGCAAATTTCACCGTTAGTTAAATAGACTACCCTATCTTTTGAATCTACTTTTTGGATTTTTGTCTTATTTACAATAAACGATCTATGGCAACGATATAAGTCTTCATGTAAGTTTTCATAATCTTTAAGTCGTCCATAAAACTCAAGATGCTCATTTTCCAAATGCAAGATGATTTTATGTGCACTCGTCGAAGCTTCGAAAAAGTAAATGCTATCAAAGTCGATGTTGTACGTACGCCCAGTTGTTTTAATTTGTAATTTCTGTACGTTGGCTTGTTCACCAATTTTAATATAACGGCGATGTGCCTCTTTTAAAGTCGATAAAATTTTTTCTTTTAAGACGTCAGTATTGTCTTTAATAATAAAATCTAACGCTGCAAGTTTGTAAATAAACGTCAGATAAGTCATTTCAGCATGGGTTGTGATATAAACCAAACTGGCAATTGGATCTGTTTCCCGAATTTTACTCCCTAAATTAATACCTGTTAGTTCGTGACTTAAGTCAATATCTAAAAAATAACAGTCAGCTTTAGAATGTTCTAAAAACTGAATGACTTCTTCGGGATTTGTCGTAGCAAGCACTATTTCTATCCCGTTATCTTCCATTATTGCATAATTATTAAGAATTGTTTCGACGTATTCCAACTGAACGGGATCGTCTTCACAAATAACAATTTTCATGGCTTCTCCTTTCTAAATTCAAGTTCTTGTGTGAAAAGAGGCGGATGTATCTTCGTTCTTATATTGATATTCGGGAATTGATCTTTCATTTCACGAAGTGTTGATAACCCTAATCCTCGATTTTTCCCTTTTGTAGAAAAACCTTCTTCAAACAACTCATGTACTTTCAGATCTTGAGACGTATCATATGTGTTATTGATAACAATTAAAACGGATTCATTCATTTGAATGATTGCGACACGTACTTCTTTATCATCAGCATCCATTGCCGCTTCAATCGCATTATCCAGTAATATACCTATCATACGGTTTAACACTATTGGATCTGTTGGAATGTCTATAATCTCTTCAACGACTTCTACAAAAAACGGAATTTGTTTAGCTTGAGCTTGGATAATTTTCGTTGTAAACAATCCTTTTAAACTATCAACTTTTAAGTTATTTAACATCATCAATGCTTGTTCATTCAACTGTTCCTGATGATTCATTTCTAAGATATGCTCATAAAAGTACGTCTGTAATCCTCGATAGTTTTTATCATCTATAAATGTTTTCAGCGATGTTAACATATTGACATAATCATGTTTAAATTTCCGCATATCTTGATTAATTTGCTCGATTGATGCAATATAGGACTCAAAATTCTTCAATTCTTCTTCTCTTTGCTTAATTTTATATCGTTGAAATGCTAAAAACAAAATGATAAATAAGCTAATGATTAATAAAATGAAAAAAATTAAAAACAAAAACAAATTACTTTTAACGTTTTCATAAAAATTACTTTGATCAATTGTCATGATATTTATATATATAAATATCACAGTGACAATACAAAGAAAGGTCAAAATATACGTTAGTGCATTATACACCATAAAGCGATTCAGAAAACCTTGGATAATTCTTTTATAAACAAAGGCAAAAATCGCTCCAAAGAACACTAAAAATATCGGATAAGTTAATGGTAAATTAATTCCAGACATTTCTTGATTAAAAAAACGCATCAATATCAAACTCGAAAGGTTATCACTAATGACTAATAGAATCAGAGACATAAATATATGGAAAATAGCTATTTTTCTCGATGTTAATTGGTAAACAAAAAATGATAATGCAATCATAAAGTAGAATATTACCAACGCCCCCATATACGGAAACAAGATAAGGGGTGGGATTATACCAACTATCAAAAGTAAAACTAATGATCTCTTTGACCATGATAAATTGAGTACATATGTATTGAATATTGTTAATACTATAAGTTGAAAAGCCAACATCACTAATTCAATTCCCCCTCACTATTTCCCTATATATAAATTATAGCTTATTTTTGGGGTTCTATCTCTCTAACTTCATTTACTTTCCTGGCATTTAAATATTTTCATCCATTATTTATATTTAAATAAAGAAAGAGCTTCTTAGGCTGCGTAGCCCTATGAAGCCTTTATGTTTTTTATATTCATTTTGATTTCATTGGCTATTCCTAACATTCAATGCGGCGTAATCCTTCTATCGATTAAATTGAATTAGTTGTTTGAAAGTTAAGGTGTCCGATTTTAAAACACCCTTTGGATAAATCCTCGCCGCTAATGCTGCAAACAAAGCGATAAACAATAGCATAACTGATAAAGTCACGGCGATTTCAATAGGCGAAATCGTGTGATAAACAATCCGTATCAGAACGCTCATTGGTGCTGTAAAAGGAATATATGAACTGATCATTGCAACTTTTCCTTCAGGATAATCCATTACAAATAGCATCTCAACGACTAGACTCGCCATTAATATAATTACGATTGGCATTGTGGCGCTGGAGAGATCATCTGGTCTGCTTACCATGGATCCGATAATCGCAAACAGTGTAGCGTAAATGAAATATCCAATGATAAAGAAGACGAATATATAAGCAGCCATTTCCCAAGTGATGGTATCCATAATCGTTTGAACGATTGAACCCTCGGGGGCTTTAAAAATTCCCAAGTTTGACCATACGAAAAATGAACCGATAAAACTAAATAATTGTGTCAGACTTGCCAACCCAATTCCTAGTATTTTTCCGTACATCATAGGGATTGGTGCCACTTTTGTAATCATTACTTCCATAACACGTGATGACTTTTCAGAAGCAATCGCGGTTGCAACGTTGTTTCCGTATGTTGAAATGGCTAAGAACATAATTGCAATTAACCCATATACAATTAGCATCGCATTTGGCTCTGTTTCATAGAGCGGCTGGATATGACTTAATACCGGTGTATTTAATGATTGTAAAACTGCTGGATCAATGGCCTCTGTTACTGCTAATGATACAAGCTTCGTTTGTTCAAGATAAGCCTCTAGCGTCAACAGTAGTTTTTGATTTACTTTCGGCATATAAACATCTAGCTGAATCTGATTTGGTTGTTCATCTAGTACAAATACTCCTGAAAGCTCTTCATTTTTTACAGCTTCTTTTAATGAATTGATATTATCAGGTTTGGCCAGTTCCCATTCACCGCCAAGATTCGTGAGCTCTTCAACAGATAAAGGTAGATTAGTTCCATTTACGATTTTATACGTGTCGGCAGGTTTATTTTTATCGAAATAACTGATGATTGCAGGTGACGCAAATAATAAGAAGCTTAATAACACTAAACCGATTGTAATGCTTAAAAATGACTTTGTTTTTATTGATTCTTTATATATTGTCTTAAAAACGATTCCAAAATTACGCACTTTTATCACTCCCCGTCCGTTCAATGAAAATCTCGTGAAGACTTGGGTCTTTAAGTGAAACGCCACTTATATTGAACTTTTCATCAATTTCTTGAATGAGTCGGTGAGCTTCTGTGTCCCTAGAAACACGTATTTTATAACGATTATTTTCTTTCGTGTAATTATAATGGTTTTTCTTAAAGTAATCACTCAAATTAGACATTGTTTCTACTTCTAAATAGCGATAACCATATGATTTTTTCACATTTGTTAATTCATCAAATACGACTAAATTCCCATCTTTCAAAATACAAATTTTATCGCAGAATGATTCAACTTGTTCCATTTGATGACTGCAGAAAATAATTGTTTTCTTTTTAGAGATTAATTCC
This window of the Sporosarcina ureilytica genome carries:
- a CDS encoding long-chain fatty acid--CoA ligase; the protein is MMQTPLLLSSFVKRAEQFFPDKLIISRTSENTIHRISYREFAKRTRKLADALTKLGMKQGTKVGSFAWNHHRHLEAYFGVPSTGAILHMINIRLSPEHIAYVINHAEDEILLVDEDLFPHLEKLAPHLKTVKHYVIMGDSKTLPETTLENVHLYENLLEKASDTFEFPEDLDENLPAGMCYTSATTGNPKGVVYSHRGIVLHSYALGLADAMGIREKDVVLPIVPMFHVNAWGMPFAAVFFGATQVYPGPGFDPALILDLIEKEKVTLTAGVPTIWFAVLNELEKNPRDLSSLRSIVCGGSAAPKGLIRAFQDKYKVPFYVGYGLTETTPLVSVSVFTSKMEQLTDEEKLDVRAMQGLIMPGLEVKLVNEDGEVPWDGKTMGELLIKGPWIADEYYKDKRTEAAFKDGWFYTGDIAVMTEDGYLKLTDRTADLIKSGGEWISSVDLENALMTHDAVFEAAVIAIPHEKWQERPLACVVLNEGQTSDEEMKKELLSYIEGQFAKWWVPDDIVFLDEIPKTSVGKFLKRALREQLATSVEGV
- a CDS encoding ABC transporter permease, which encodes MKKFGLVLLGIIAGIVAVANLGSLLALAISALITYVGLHYYRKSDSTLLKLFWGGVLIIGLLTAISNVPAFIGIIALIGVYYVWKKWNTKTDDNIIEHQPSSDPFVNFERQWDEITRNNR
- a CDS encoding PspA/IM30 family protein, whose amino-acid sequence is MNSLWNRFKYSVQADLHTMLDKKESKNPIAMLNQYIREAEKQTESVGKLLERQGKLKGELDKELKEAQAMTDKRRHQLELAKKTGEEDLVEFAEAEITAYETRANQLMESIRETAYELMSLERKFEEMKHKVKDMKVRQLQLMGKENVLRANHRMDQVISPEQSDGKMSSLNEMQQYIENLGVKIDRDYEVSSMERRLESLETNAEKETKIV
- the liaF gene encoding cell wall-active antibiotics response protein LiaF, translated to MRQLDTNKVAFWGLAFLLLVFVESFFFRNGSFIHVLLGAGLIYFGVRRRSKWLFILGLFFVFIALFNLWSLRLLIFGAIAYILVKLWKGVTTEEIMRPIREFTQETPNGIWKNKLFSIQTTPFSSYEWEDVHIQGLFGDIQIDVTDTVLPKGTSLISVRQGIGKIKIELPYEIPVRIHYTTLFGEARLFGVHRKRLINEFLHLKDGYQEKSGHGPELIITIATWAGDVEVVRK
- a CDS encoding sensor histidine kinase; translation: MKTIISRGFFLTFLFLAIAMVYAYFLLALPIKESWFAFYQLQFADIPLGLWILTTTIALGWSIAIWTHTMGRAKEKAIERKVAELVDTEKTFTQNDDLPHRIDRALHEVSNVLVTQRNSLKRITDERAEAQDKLIQERVVEERQRLARELHDSVSQQLFAASMLLSAITESGDSTEEQNPLLQQVERMVQQAQLEMRALLLHLRPAALNNKSIAEGLEDLLVELKEKVFFDIHYRLEEVSLSKGAEDHLFRIAQETLSNTLRHAQATEVNVLFVERDDLAILRIQDNGVGFKQTDEKAISYGLQNVKERAIEIGASCKIVSVPSQGTIIEVKLPVQKGEDEID
- a CDS encoding response regulator, encoding MIKILLVDDHEMVRIGVSAYLQTQADMEVIGEATNGREAVEKALELRPDIILMDMVMPEMNGAEATKVIIEQWPEAKIVIVTSFLDDDKVYPALEAGAISYILKTSNAKRIAEAIRETFQGQTVLEPEVTNKMMQRMRTGNETFPHDELTERELEVLLLIAKGKSNQEIADDLFIALKTVKTHVSNLLSKLEVQDRTQAVIYAFKHELVE
- a CDS encoding sigma-70 family RNA polymerase sigma factor, translated to MKHNLQVVKSAINGHAAAFEELLFKEEKMLYYKALSYVGNKEDALDAIQETACNAFLAIGKLRKPEYFSTWLFRILIRECYRLLKERNQMIPYEESELLRKLDRKRDDEIDFFHLNQALSRLNSSYQTSIILFYYHDLSIKDISEVLEKPVSTVKTHLRRARKELKSELERSYQLHEKVT
- a CDS encoding DUF4179 domain-containing protein, with protein sequence MKKSHNPLEEFPKEQVRSAIQSGIALAKEHKDAPRFKTNNWNWKRKSIYALCSVAAIFVILVGSSQFSPTLASHLSQIPIIGSVFGDSDLIGLQQAQKSGLTSEIGETQTVNGISVTLDEILYDQNNISIGLVIESEKELNELYFGAGMDFMINGKHSGSSGSYGEEIISATTRTAIQEINVTEDIPNKFELGLILRGENGEKWYFSTPISKITDIHKVPVQHSQSVDGLEITVTELSLSVTGMSLTYKSLEEEADFNLSRGGNIEFLIVDQDGNEIPGLSGGVIGERIKDKIAYKSNKQFNPIDDSVTELTITPYLVIPSSGGSVEIDENGKEKELEYKGHLIQPVEFESFKVKIP
- a CDS encoding LytR/AlgR family response regulator transcription factor: MKIVICEDDPVQLEYVETILNNYAIMEDNGIEIVLATTNPEEVIQFLEHSKADCYFLDIDLSHELTGINLGSKIRETDPIASLVYITTHAEMTYLTFIYKLAALDFIIKDNTDVLKEKILSTLKEAHRRYIKIGEQANVQKLQIKTTGRTYNIDFDSIYFFEASTSAHKIILHLENEHLEFYGRLKDYENLHEDLYRCHRSFIVNKTKIQKVDSKDRVVYLTNGEICYASARLIKGLIK
- a CDS encoding sensor histidine kinase, whose product is MRFFNQEMSGINLPLTYPIFLVFFGAIFAFVYKRIIQGFLNRFMVYNALTYILTFLCIVTVIFIYINIMTIDQSNFYENVKSNLFLFLIFFILLIISLFIILFLAFQRYKIKQREEELKNFESYIASIEQINQDMRKFKHDYVNMLTSLKTFIDDKNYRGLQTYFYEHILEMNHQEQLNEQALMMLNNLKVDSLKGLFTTKIIQAQAKQIPFFVEVVEEIIDIPTDPIVLNRMIGILLDNAIEAAMDADDKEVRVAIIQMNESVLIVINNTYDTSQDLKVHELFEEGFSTKGKNRGLGLSTLREMKDQFPNINIRTKIHPPLFTQELEFRKEKP
- a CDS encoding ABC transporter permease, whose product is MRNFGIVFKTIYKESIKTKSFLSITIGLVLLSFLLFASPAIISYFDKNKPADTYKIVNGTNLPLSVEELTNLGGEWELAKPDNINSLKEAVKNEELSGVFVLDEQPNQIQLDVYMPKVNQKLLLTLEAYLEQTKLVSLAVTEAIDPAVLQSLNTPVLSHIQPLYETEPNAMLIVYGLIAIMFLAISTYGNNVATAIASEKSSRVMEVMITKVAPIPMMYGKILGIGLASLTQLFSFIGSFFVWSNLGIFKAPEGSIVQTIMDTITWEMAAYIFVFFIIGYFIYATLFAIIGSMVSRPDDLSSATMPIVIILMASLVVEMLFVMDYPEGKVAMISSYIPFTAPMSVLIRIVYHTISPIEIAVTLSVMLLFIALFAALAARIYPKGVLKSDTLTFKQLIQFNR